The following proteins are encoded in a genomic region of Pyrus communis chromosome 11, drPyrComm1.1, whole genome shotgun sequence:
- the LOC137707759 gene encoding uncharacterized protein: protein MDLDVALREEEPNVPEEDDSTKIKNKYEKWHKANRMTILIMKRAMSDTVRCGIADTDSAKEFLASIEAKFKESDKAETGNLMNSLMTTKFVDGSVREHILGLIDIATKLNALDIAISDPFLVHVALNSLPSEYS, encoded by the coding sequence ATGGACTTAGATGTTGCTTTGAGAGAGGAAGAACCAAATGTTCCTGAAGAGGACGACTCGACCAAGATTAAAAACAAGTATGAGAagtggcataaggcaaataggATGACAATTCTCATTATGAAAAGGGCAATGTCTGACACTGTGAGATGTGGTATTGCTGATACGGATAGTGCTAAGGAATTTTTGGCATCAATTGAGGCTAAGTTCAAGGAATCTGACAAGGCTGAAACTGGAAATCTTATGAACTCATTGATGACAACCAAGTTTGTCGATGGAAGTGTGAGGGAGCACATATTGGGGCTGATTGATATTGCCACTAAGTTGAATGCTCTAGATATTGCAATTAGTGATCCATTCTTGGTTCATGTGGCTCTTAACTCTTTGCCTTCGGAGTACTCTTAA
- the LOC137707990 gene encoding F-box/kelch-repeat protein At3g06240-like, whose protein sequence is MSKVRETETSEDRLVAVMSKLPPKSLMRFKCIRKSWCTLINSPSFVAKHLSNAVDNKFSSYTCILLNRSQVHVFPDKSWKHEVLWSMINFFNDRVARTLYYDVEDLNIPFPRDDHQHVLIHGYCNGIVCVISGKNILLCNPATREFRQLPDSFLLLPSPLGGKFELETDFGGLGFGYDCKAKDYKVVRIIENCEYSDDERTYYHRIPLPHTSEVYTMATNSWKESKIDISSKTYPCSCSVYLKGFCYWFTRDGEEFILSFDLGDERFHRIQLPSRRESGFEFYYIFLCNESIASFCSLYDRSEDSKLCEIWVMDDYDGIKSSWTKLLVAGPFKGIEKPLTLWKCDELLMIDTDGRVISYNSGIGYLTYLHIPPIINRIIDSQALIYVKSIVPVK, encoded by the coding sequence ATGTCCAAGGTGCGTGAAACTGAAACTTCTGAAGATAGGTTGGTCGCAGTCATGTCCAAGTTGCCACCCAAGTCTCTGATGCGATTCAAATGCATACGCAAGTCTTGGTGCACTCTCATCAACAGTCCAAGTTTTGTGGCCAAACACCTTAGCAATGCTGTGGACAACAAATTCTCATCCTATACTTGTATCCTCCTCAACCGTTCTCAGGTTCACGTTTTCCCGGACAAGAGTTGGAAACATGAAGTTTTATGGtccatgattaatttttttaatgatagaGTTGCACGCACCCTTTATTATGATGTTGAGGACCTAAATATACCGTTTCCAAGGGATGACCATCAACATGTACTGATTCATGGTTATTGCAATGGAATTGTCTGTGTAATATCAGGGAAAAATATTCTTTTATGCAATCCTGCAACGAGGGAATTCAGGCAACTTCCTGATTCATTCCTTCTCCTACCTTCCCCTCTCGGTGGAAAATTCGAATTGGAGACCGATTTTGGAGGATTGGGATTTGGCTATGATTGCAAAGCTAAAGATTACAAGGTTGTGCGAATTATAGAAAATTGTGAGTATTCAGATGATGAGCGAACATATTATCATCGTATTCCTCTGCCTCACACGTCTGAGGTATACACCATGGCTACTAACTCTTGGAAAGAGAGCAAGATTGATATATCAAGTAAAACTTATCCCTGTTCTTGTTCAGTGTACTTGAAGGGATTTTGTTATTGGTTTACAAGGGATGGTGAGGaattcatactttcatttgaTTTAGGCGATGAGAGATTTCATAGAATACAATTGCCTTCTAGGAGAGAATCCggttttgagttttattatatttttctgtgTAATGAATccattgcttctttttgctctctttatgatcgAAGTGAAGATTCTAAATTATGTGAAATATGGGTAATGGATGACTATGATGGAATCAAGAGTTCATGGACAAAACTCCTAGTCGCTGGACCCTTTAAAGGCATTGAGAAGCCATTGACACTTTGGAAATGTGATGAGCTTCTTATGATTGACACTGATGGAAGAGTTATCTCTTATAATTCTGGTATTGGATATCTCACCTATCTTCATATTCCTCCGATTATCAATAGGATTATAGATTCTCAAGCTCTTATTTATGTAAAAAGTATTGTTCCAGTCAAGTGA